Genomic window (Oncorhynchus masou masou isolate Uvic2021 chromosome 26, UVic_Omas_1.1, whole genome shotgun sequence):
TTGACCATGATGGAGGATGCTGCAGTGGGTTCAGATAATGGATCAGTctcctcatccatccatccagtccATTGAGCTCCCTCTGCTGGCTGCCAAAAGTTACTTCAAGCTCTGCTGTACAACACCACCACCTGAGACAGCCATAGATTTCTCTCttacaaacacacattcacatacacaaaGGCTAGATGTTagaaaggctgtgtgtgtgtgtgtgtgtgtgtgtgtgtaaaggagaGATGAACCCCCAACCCACTCTACCCACTGTCTGGTCTAGGAGCGGGTGATAAACCATGCGGCGGGCAGCCACGGTGTGTCTGGGATCTTTATGAAGTATGACACCAGCTCTCTGATGGTGACGGTCAGTGAGCAGCACATGCCCCTCTGGCAGTTCCTGGTACGACTCTGTGGCATCATCGGGGGTATCTTCTCCACCACAGGTCCAGACAACACTCACTCTTACCACCCAGTGTCATGGGCAGACCTCATACTGTTCATGTCTCACAAATCATTCCACGGTTGCTTTGCCAGCCTGATACTGTGCCACGTTAGAGAAATGCACCCTGAACATCTTCAttgctcttctctctcccatctaTGGGTTTGTTGGCTTCTGTTTCGACAGTCTGCTGTCGCTTCAAACTAGGCCCATATAAACCCAGAGAGGTGAGCCCAGTCTTCTTTATTGCCACTGAAACTATGTCACAAAATGATGGTAAATCCTTACATGAACCAGGTTCCCTGTGTCTCACTGGTAGTAGTGTATTTACACTGTACCTCTGCATGTTCTCTATTTCCAGGTGGTTCTCCCAGATGCCCATGTGAACAACCGTGCTGCTCCGCTCCTGACACGTACAGGAGTAGCCCTCTGACCTGCGCCCATATCCACAAAGCTctctgagtaggagtgctgagCTTGGATCAGTTTCACCCTTTTGGATCATAAgataagattatatggacagatcctagatcagcattcctactgTGAGACGCTTTGTGGATATGGGACCTGGAGCCTGCTGCTGATTCTGCACCTACTGTTCCTTCACCTGTGGGGGAATCCAGGAAGAGAAGTCTCCAATCACAAGTATGTGGATTGCTGGGAGTTTGGTTTGAACCAAATAAGAGTAAACTGATTAGGATCCGACAATCATAATTGTTCAATTTATTGTTTTGGACAGTATCCTCATGACGACcattataatatatttatatcctgtaaatatgtattttacaCTGGAAAATAGAAAGCAGCTAGCAGTTTTATCAGGCTTGTAAAGGTATTGGGATGTTGTCATCTGTAAGTTAGGCTGAATGAAATCTGATCCTCCTATGTTATCATTCATACTATTAACTTGCATGTCATGTTTGTTCTATTTCTATCTATTTGCACTGTTGTTCAGTATCTGCTTCACATCTGTCAATGGGAGATGTCCTATTACATGTGTTTTAGTACACTTCATCACTTCATGTTGTACACTTTACATTCATTTAAATCTCTCTCGTTTGGTATCCCACTATCTTCTGGTGATGGTGCGTGCTCTAAGCCTGCGTTTACACAAGCAGTCCATTTTGGATCTTTtattccactaattggtcttttgaccaatcacatcacatcttTTCACATCCAATCTTTTCAGATCTGATTGGGCAAAAGACCAGGTCG
Coding sequences:
- the LOC135515013 gene encoding endoplasmic reticulum-Golgi intermediate compartment protein 2-like, with the translated sequence MKYDTSSLMVTVSEQHMPLWQFLVRLCGIIGGIFSTTVCCRFKLGPYKPREVVLPDAHVNNRAAPLLTRTGVAL